From the Pseudorasbora parva isolate DD20220531a chromosome 2, ASM2467924v1, whole genome shotgun sequence genome, the window gactcatccacaagcgccgcctgagcatgctggaagcccaagcatgccagacagtgcgagtgcccatcagaagagtgtagagaccggccacacccagaagcacacgggcgagacatcctgaaaaggacgtgccacgtgtgagctcttttgtgagaggattaacctcgcagtcgatgccgaagcgcccaggggaccacacaccaactggaaaccaatcgtctgaccagcaggcaggaagtatgtgaccgctggaacgcgccgaacaccaacaccgactggaagatcctgatcgtctcgaagaactgacttaactcagaaggcttgtaggagtgaaaggtatgtaacccttggctccgaagcattaaaacataatgcgatgatgccagctacttccttatatacccatgtgggtaggcggagttacgcatgcaaatctcgcatgcccatggcattggcactgccattgggcgctttctagtctcggagatgacaggcttctaagcgaaacccccattcgtcagtcactgacgttacgtcggagtgactgaacgaaagggaactacATTACCAGACGATCATGTGATGTCCAATAAAATGGAATGCATACATGTATAAGTACATGAGCATggaatgaattaaaaaaaaacattaagtaCACGTATGCATTAAAACTTAGACTACACTCATAGATTACAAATGATTATGAATActaataaaaagtaataatacagataaataatattaactgaTTATGAATACTAATAAAGGGTAATATTGAATACTGAAAATGTGCTCTACATCTTTGTTGCCACAGAGCTCAACTTGAGGAGGATAAGCATATATTGTGCACTGATGATTTTCTattatatatcatatcatataaaaATCAGTTTGTATCATGTAttattgttttgtgtgtgtggcacAGGACAGCACCCTCTATTGGCAGCCATCACTGTGTTTAACCTTAAGCTCAGCACATGCTTCTCTGGGTGCTTctcaattcttatttgtgcatcctcgtttcctttcctagcttcctttcctcgCTCCTTAGCTCCGCCCCTTCAGGATGCAAGGGAAGGACACAAGGAAAAGACGCGAGGACGGAGTAATTGAATCTAGTGAAATGATATATACTCGCTCCCTTTAGCGTCACTTCAAAGCGTTGTCAGTAAATGATGCCTCTACCCCgtcgggattcttgaacattagagataactatttatataataataatgaataaactgtggcacgGTGAGAAGGGGGAGGTATGAATGCTTGCGTAacgtttagtcgataaaacacttccgcaaGGGATACTCCAGTGTATCctcgctcatgactcctcaggaagcctcgTCACTTCTCGCCTCCTTGCGGTTCCTCCTCAAGAATTGAGATGTCCTAAAAAAGATGGCTGAGCTTCTGGTTTCTGGGTCATGGGGTGGAGGACGGAGGACCGtggaaacgaggagggatattgagaagcacgcTCTGTATCTTTAAAGGGACTTTAACTAATAATGAGCAGAGGATACTGGGAAATGAAGTCTGGGAATAACAGAGGCtgtgtccgaaacctggaaaatgctgctttcggaggacacatttaaAGGCAGACGGCATCAAGCaacgtccgaatctaatgttagcttcacaTCCTGTCagctgagagaccttcatctgatcgatttttgaaggcagcataaatgtatccttcgctgcctctgatatcccacaatcctctgctttccattcagtgacagttgagttTGGAAAATaagatggcgtccgaaagttgtgtttgctggtcagtttgtgtaaatgtgtgtttttaaccaatattttccacttctggtGTCATTCTCACCaaagttctcaccaaagctcactctattttgctgtagatcattaaactgttacactgtcttagaagtctgtccgaaatcagttttgtgaggtgcctttGTGCACAAAACGTTGCTTTACAAGCCATTgcctgataaggcagcgaggcaacgagtcagctgcctaggttttcggacgcagccagaGTCTATGGAAACAGTGAGGGACAAGGCTTCCATCTGCCGGTACCGCAGCTGATGTGTCACATTTCTATGTGATTATGTTTGGTGCTAATGTTAGCCTGTATGTTTCCATTCAGAAGGATTGCTCTTTTATTCCCTCCCCCTCCACAAGTTTGATCTTTCTCATATGTTCTGTTTCGAAACATCTTCCACTGCTCATTGTGTTGATATGCAGTGGATTAACTGTAATACcgaatgtgaccagcagagggaactaTCTTTTAGGACGTGGGATGGGGGACATGAGGAAGAGCAGAGGTAGGATGTTTTTTGGTGATGATGTTGGTTTGttcattaaagtttgagcacaagctcagtgtggattaacctcaatctttaaagtCTCATCTTTAAGACACGAATAACACACTCATTAACAAAATTATTCTGATTCACGCCAGTGTCATCATTGGATATACTGAATAAACTGATAAAGAAATGCTTGAATGCTACAAGAACAAAGTTATTGCAACATACCCTAAGATGAAGCCAGGAAtcctttaaaagtgtgtgttgGGATTCTAACCTATAAAGAGAAATTATCTTCTGGATTGTTTGTTTATTCTCTGGCTCTCTCTTCTAGGGGCCATCAatttggctcttctctttgtctttttgcatctctttctctttctgtctctcaggtaacattctatacatgctgggtacgattaatggtataagttttatcatctcattcatctattttgtaactattttaagtgtaaccataaccagattttgtcattaaattctttcaattataaatgatttgctaactagttttggtttggtattgactttgaagtgttccctattgcaatacaatatagtcacattaaagcaacgctctcccacatattctgctattgtaactgcgcttatttccgtcatTGGTTATAACCTCTTAAACCCCAggaccattttttgggatttccgcctggatttggccgacccaaattgaaaagcttcccatacacacatacagtggtctaagttcaaaatgttggtttcattttacaggaaatctttaaagttacataaaacacagtTAAAAGTggtaaacatgtaagtatagtTGTGTAACAACATCTTTCTTAATAAAATTACTATTGTTTTCTATTGCATATCTGTTTATCTGTAAAACAACAGGTATTTCATTGTATAAATTGaaaaatttaatattttttaacagtGATATAAACAATCAAACTTTCTAAATATATCTCGCTTGAAAAATATTTGATGTAAAAATTGTACCAAACCATCCTGGTCCCCCATAATGCTTAATAAACGAtccactcactctcactctctctctcagacacacacacacacacacacacacacacacacacacacacacacacacacacacacacacacacacacacatacacacacacacacacttataattacactgttgacacttccctttaACTTTcctgtatcccacctcaataccAGCAGAACAAACAAAGTGTTTtgtaatacaatatgaacacaatactCATTGTTCTTATTAGTTTATGCAAGTACACAGTAGTTAAGACCACcttatataaagtgggaccacaAAAAGATTTATCAAACTTAAGTAATTTTACTGGAGAAATCAGGTGATATCTACTGACAGTCAGGTTTCAGAAAAACTTTTTTCAGGTTGGTTGAATTTGGTTATAATCAGTAATCTTAAATTATTAGTTCAATTGAACAAAACCAGCTACTGTTGATGTTACTgcatgaaatacatttttcaagttGATCTGACTAATCATTTTTTTTGCTATACTCGACCGAATAGAACTATATTCTGTCTGTGAGAGCAGAGCCTGTAATTGGTCATCCCTGTCGAGACAGTCTCCAATGTCGTGAATATGTATAGCCAAATGATTCAAAAGATAATTTTCTTCAATGATTGTCGTTCTGCTTCTCTTCTCATCTTCAAATTCTTTTTGCTTCTCCTCCAGTTCTCTCTGCAGCTCTTTTCGTAGATTTTCATCTGTTTCTTTCTTGATCTCCTCCTCTTCCTTTCTAAGCTTATCTTCTCTTTTTCTCAGTTCATTCTGCATCTTTTGTCTTTGTCTCTCGTATTCTTTCTTACATTTTTCAATTTTTGCTTCATATATGGCTTTACGCTGCTCTTCGAATCTTTGAATGCTGCTGATGTTCTTCTCCACCCGCTGGAGAATCTCGTTGGTGTAGGATTTCAAGTCACAAGCTGGATTTGATCTATATGCTATACGTTTTGCTTCATAAACTTGTAAAGCTGCAGCGTTTTCTTCCTCGTATGTTTTTCCAGCTTCTTCTAAATCTTTATCCACTTCTCTCACAAGGTGTTTAAGATATTCACGCTCCGCTCGTTCTCTTGATTCATGTTGAATTCTCTTCTGGAGATTGTGTTTGTCTTTCTCAAGCTTTTCTTCCAGGTATTTTATGAAGTTCTGTTGATGATTTTCTAAAGCCTTTTCTTGTCTTTTATTTTCCTCCTCAGATAGTTTTAGCTCATCCTCTAGTGTTCTCTGCAGTTCTTCTCTTAGATTCTCATCTGTTTCTTTCTTGATCTCCTCTTCTGTGTTTTTGAACTTCTCTTTGCTTTTTTTCCGTTCCATCTCCTGTAATTCTCgctctttttctttcttcattTGTTCTATTTCTGCTTCATATTTGGCTTTCAGCTCTTCTTCTTTTCTCTTgatctctttttctttctctttcatgATTATCTCCTGTTTGTCTTGGATGTTCTTCTCCACCTGCTGGAACATCTCATTGGTGTAGAAACTCCCTTCGTTTTCTTTTAACATACAGTCAATCTTTTCCAGCAGCTCAGAAACCTGCGTCTGATCTCTAGTCTCATTATTACTGAACACATGGTATCTCGATCCACACTCATGAACGAGGTACTGTAAGCTGTCATTATCTTCAATGAAATCTTCAATTCTTCTTCCCTTAAGTTCATCTCCTCTGGTGAACAGCACTATGGTGTACATTCTGGATTTGTCTCCAAAAGTCTCGTGGATGATCTTCACTGCATCGTTCTCCTCTTGAGTGAATCGTCCCAGTGGAATCACCAGAAGAAACACATGTGGTCCAGGTGCCGTCATTGAGACGCACTTCACAAACTCCTTCTTGATCTTAACATTATCAACCCCAGCATCAAACAGGCCTGGAGTGTCAATCACAGTGATCTGTCTTCTGTTGAACTCAGTCGTTTCTTTCTGACACTCTCTGGTTACTGAAATTGATTTAATTGTGGATTTAAATGCTTCTCTTCTCAATATGGTGTTTCCTGATGCACTTTTCCCAGCACCCATCTTTCCCAGCAGCAGAATCCTCACATTCTCAACCTCATGTGTTACACCTGCTAATAACAAGTGAAGGTCAGTcgcacccaaaaaaaaaaaaagttaaatttgatttatatataatttttcacAATACTCTAAGCAAACTTCATAATGGTATGTCTATAATGCTTGAGAGAGAAACTGTATTCTCAGTCACTAGCCAGGTTTCTAtgcaaggatttttttttttttgtgaaaactagaagctttttttgtttagaaaggcggtttaacatgatgacagatAGAGTAGCAATGGATCGATGCTCGtttatcatgcctcttgtggtctaaATGATTTAAGGACTATCCAactgcatacagagtcatttgaattatgcgtGTTTATCACGCCTCTAGCAGAAATACctagcagactccccagaccaatggataatcttaaattgagcttggtgaTAGCTAGACAACTCTTTGCTTGTTAAGTTGTTAAATATTGTATTGATTTGCTCTGACGTTCTGGAATATCTTCTTGTTTATTTTGATTACAACGGCTTGTAACTAGATCCATGTCTCATCTGTCTCTTTTCATCAACTGTAACAGAATGGGATGCACCGGAGCTAAATTTCAAGTGTCATTGCAAAGGGTCAGAATACTTTTACAatactatatttattttcacagcAATTTGGTGTCAAAATGACtccattattaaaaatatatcaaaagttGCTAGACTCACCCATAACTGCTTGATTCCTTGTACTTTGCTGAAAGACACATTTGATTCAAATTAACAACTGATTAATATAAAGTTCTACTAACTCACTCTTATAGCTACATACACTTACGTCTCTTGGTAAATGTATTTCTTCATACCTCTGTGGTGACTCTGATCACATCACTGTCTCTGGTGTAGTCGAATTTTCCCAGCGCTTCACATTTGATCTCATACTCCGTCTCTGCTCTCAGATCAGTCAGAGTAACCGTGTGTTGATCCTTCAGCACAGGTTCAGATGTCCAGACTGTGTCCTGCTTCGGTTTATACAGTAATCTGAGCTCCACTGTAGCAGAATATGATGGAGGAACCTTCAGAACCACGgtctgacctttgacctcttcAGTGAATGGACAGGCTGGTTTGGATGGGGGAGTAAAGCAAACCGCTTCATCACATCCATGTTCATACAGGAGAATGCAGGAACCAGGATGTTTTTGGTGGTCTTGTGAAGAAACAATACATTTAGTGGACTGATTGTCGTGTGACTTCATAAGTTCCTTAAATATGATTAAATTCTCTCTCATTTTCTCCCTGATGTATCCAGAGAGCCATGTGAATGTTCGTGGAGTCGTTCCTGGATTCTTCCATGTTGTTTGAGCTTTCATGTACTTCTCTTGTTCAGAAAGCAGCTCGTCTGGCTGTTCAAGGGAACTAAACATGTAGCAAACCACATTCTCCACCTTAATATCCAAAAGCACTGTGTCTAAACTCATGTTCACTTCAGCTCCAAAGCCCAGTAATTGTTGAAGAAACTCCCCAACTGTGttcctttctttttctttccctGTGATCCACTCCTTAAGATCCTGTGTGTTAAATGGAGACTCGTCGTGAGCTTGTAGAAGATTGGTCAAAGCACAAGTCTCTTCTTCACAAGCTTGAACTGACCGAATGAGTGATTGGCTTCTCTTGTTGAAATCTTGCCTGTAGATTTGGCAGAATCTCTTCATATCTTCAATCTTCTTGCGAAATGCTGTAAATGCGTTTGTCCTTGTGTCTTTCAGAAGTTCACTGCACTTGTTTTCAGTAAAGCTCAGATTTTCAATGACTGAGTTTGTTGCCATGGTGAGCTTCTTCTCAATGACCCTCAGATGGATCACATCACTGTCTCTGGTGTAGTCGAGTTTCCCCATCGCCACACATTTGATCTCATACTCCGTCTCTGCTCTCAGATCAGTCAGAGTAACTGTGTGTTGATCCTTCAGCACAGGTTCAGATGTCCAGACTGTGTCCTGCTTTGGTTTATACAGTAATCTGAGCTCCACTGTAGCAGGACATGATGGAGGAACCTTCAGAACCACGGTCTGACCTTTGAACTCTTCAATGATTGGACAGGTTGGCTGTGATGGAGGAGTGAAGCAAACCGCTTCATCACATCCATGTTCATACAGGAGAATGCAGGAACCAGGATGATTCTCCATTTCCTTTGTGGACACAATAAACTTGGCTGGCTTACGATCTTTTGAATCAATCAAGTTCTTAAATATCTCCAAGTTTCCCCTCATTGTCTTTTTAATCTTAGTACTGAGCCAAGGCTTCTGCTTGAAACCAGGATGTTTTTGATCAGTTTCTCCTTTTGTTGAAAGACTCAGATTGGAAGATTGATGAAGCAGCAGCACATCTGAGCAGTTCAATGAAGTGAAAGTGTAGCTGACCAGATTCCCAACCTCCAGATCCATCATGATGGCATCGATGTTGACTTCCACCCGTGCACCATAAGCCTTCAGCTGTTTGAGGACTGATTTAATGATCTCagactctctttctctctctttcagcCAATCTGTGAGGTCACTTCCTCTGAATGGAGATGCATCATGTTCCTGTAGAAGATCATTCAGTGCGGTTTCCTCCATCACATCTCCACGGATGTTTGGCAGCAAAGAGCCGAGATTCTTCATGAGTCTCAACTTGTATGTGTAGCAGTTTTTCTTCATTTCCAATATTTTATCGTGAAATACAGCAAACATAAGAGCAGGAGAGTCTTTCAGAAGATCACTGCATTTCATCTCAGCTGTATTTAAACTCTCAATCACTGATTCTACCTTTGTGATTAGATCCATGCTGATGTCTTTCTGAAGTTTTGAAGGTCTTGAATGAAGTTTGTCCAGAGGATAAAGCCAAACTCTCAGAGGAACCGCCAGCTTTTGATTTTCTTTCAGCAGTTTTGGAAGATCAGCAAAAACCGTCAGTGCATCTTCAAAAGAGGTCGGGTTAGATGGTAGCTGGAAGTCACCATAAAATATGCACGTAAATTTTTTGACTGCAGTTTTCTGATTGTCATTCATGCTTAGATCAACATTTGCATCTACTGAAACAATGCCTTGCAGTTTCTCAAGGGCCAGTTTTACTTCtccttttacagtttttttgtcCTCATCAGATGAAACTTCTCTGTCAAACACAAAGCAGGCATCTGCTCCGTACAGCACTGCCGTCACAACGTGTGTGGCTATATCATTATCATCACCAGGAAGCTTTTCAGAAGGCAGCTGATTCACGATCAGTTCTTCAACCCTGCTGGTTGAATGATAATGCAGTGTCAATCTCTGCTGAATGAAAGACGTCTTTGTGTCTTTGAGATATTTTGCTGCTCCACTAACATGGATGAGATCACCTAAAAGACTCAGTTTCAGTCCACTGTTGATATTCAGTAATTTAGATTTGTCCTGAATGGAGTCTGAAGCTGTGACATGGAAATCTGTATTGATTTGGGCACAAGAGGAAATATTCTGCTGCAGCTGCTCTTTAGTCCAAGGTCTGATTcctgtaaaataataaataaaataaaataaaaaatagaatcattttatttataaatgcttCCTACATTATAGAGCAACAAATTCTGATGGTGTTGTAAGTGCATGACAATGATTGTAAAAATCTCTGTTAAAAACCCCATGTTAATTGCTTTTACACCCTTGTCTTCACATGCCTGTGTGCTAAGTCTAATATCTTCCCTTTTTTCTAGCACAAAGTCTACTCTACCCTTACAGCACAAAAACATATGGATATATACTGCAAACTGTaaatgcaatatattacatatttCCATATATGGGAGACGAATGCTTATATTTTATGTATGAGTAATGGAGGCCAGCTAGTTGTAGCCTTTAGCCATCTTGTTAGAGCGTCTGACTCTCATGCTGGCGGACCCTGGTTTGAGTCCTGCTTGAAGAGAGCAGGTCGAGCAGGAGgagttacattggtgccgtgactcagatgggagtgaggtttagggaggtgtgtgtaacggaggccagctagtagttgctgtgcgagtaaacctcattCTGATCTCAAAAGATGCTCTAGACCAGGGGTGTCCAAATCTAATCCTGGAGGGCCCGTGTccagcagagtttagctccaacttgcctcaacacacctgcctgGAAGCTTCCAGTATCCCTAATAAGACCTGGATTAACTGGTTCAGGTGTGTataattggggttggagctaaactctgcagaacagtggccctccagaagcaggattggacacccctgctctagcgactgacgccaGAGGTGGCAGCCTTGAGCCTCCTTGTAAGAgcatccgactctcatgccggcggacctgggtaaatgttaaaattaagtgttatttcatgtgttttgCTTAACATTAATGTAGGAGGAGATCTGATGGTGTTTAaagttaaataattttgtaattttaaagGTTTTCTGGCATGTGTGAGTTTGTGGGGTTTCCATTGATCTGAAGAGGAGAGTCTGTGTTGAGGCTGTAGATTGGCGGGACACTATTAAAACTGTAATTACTTTTAGAAAAGTAATAACCATGCTCACTTCCGCACAGTGATAGTCTCTTTGCTAAATACTTTAGTACATGCaagtaaaaaataagaaatattttacataatatatttcTCTAAATATGTGTGTTAATATTGCATGAGTAAATATATCtaacaatatacagtatattaatatattaacacAATATATAGTTTTCAAATATACTGTTATATCATTCATATATGGCCGTTTCTTCAACTAGGAGCACTTTTAGCCATGTGaagttgaatttaaaaaaaaaaaaagtgttctaAAGTCACGTAACACAGTCTCATAAGTTTAAATAATTTGTCTAGTTTATAGGTCTGTAAGAGGACAAACTTagaatttgttttaaaaaataacaatttctCTTGCAATCTATCTGCAATGAACAAATTTTCCTCATTTCCACCACATCTCAATATACAGCTATTATTTAAAAACAGTATAGCTTATGCCACTCAAGAATTGATTGTCTAAGATCATTTTTGTAACTAGTTTTACTAGTTTGTCCACAATTTACAATAATTATACATTTGTCAATGAGATAAATTAACTGCCCTTAGGACCAAATGCTGAACTGTACAGCTCACACACTCTGAAAGTTTATATTGGTGCGTGTAAGAGCttattagaaaataaataacttaaattttttatattaaGTAGAGCATGATATCATAAATTGtggatacatttttaaagtgtgATGAGAACttttaatgtatgtttttttatatgtgtTGTGATGGAAATGACAGGGTGTTGTGGAAATGACAATGAattaattgtaatatatttttgtaatatattatgtattgtaatatattataataataaaaattagaCAAATATACTCTCACAATCCATATCAATTGTATTTCGTAATCATACCCTGCCCTCTGTGGTGGAAATGACATTTCTGtagtttttttgtgaaaaaatggAAGATAGCTTCACTGATTAGCGTTGAATTAATACTTAGCATTTCATGTATGCAAAATACTCTTATTTAACTTAAAATGTTTAGCACCCTTGAAGGTACAGCATGTTTGGAAATGACATagaataaatgtattaactGTTCAAGCAATATATGAAAATTGAAATTCCCTCCATGTCCAACATGTGCTCTGATGTCCCTTAATATTTTCATAGAAACCAACTAAAAAATCTTTTACACAAACTATATAAATGGACATTACAATGTTGTGGTGGAAATTACACTAATGCTGTGCCACAGCTATATTCTGTATAAAAAGTAACATATAGTGGTCTCACATTTAAtactttaatgtattttaatgattttactAGTGCTTAATTCAGGTGCATTAATAGTTACCAGACAAGTCATATTTTGGCAGTATGCTTCATATTTCTTTCGGGCATGTCTAAGTGAGTAAGTCAAAATATTCCATAACATACATTTCCTTAACTATTTCTATTCATTCATCATTTGTCGGGGAATCTTTACTGAGCCATTTCCTAGTTATTGCTTTCTTGCTACCTGCTAAAAGTAAATTCTAAATATAGTcaattttctaaatatataactGAAATTAAACTCGAGCTCTGATCCGAATATTGTCCTAATTACCTTCACCTCTAtccaatacaaataaataatagggCATTCCCAAAAGATATGGAAGTGACCAGCAGACATATTACCACACATTCTCCAAAACTCACACATGTTCAGGATTGTTACTCTGTGTCTTTTTTATATTAGGGGTTataaagaatctcaaagtgttTTTCCAGGTGAATTCCCTCGACAAACCTGAGCTACAAGTGGTAGATTGTGTCCTGCATATATTCGACCAGCCATCCTCGCTTATCTTTATACTTACATTGTTGAAGGTCCCCTGTCTAGCTGTAGACATGAATATAACCTGTAAACCAGTTTTCTGTTAATATAACCCTTATATGCGTCAATCAATACTCTAATCAGGTCCTTTCCCTTCTCTCCAGTAGTTTTAATATGTTTATCAAAGTGGTGTCTCAGTTGAAGGTATCTGAAAAAAAACTTCCTTCCTTACATTGTATGTTTCCATGAGTTTTTTGTATAAGTATCCAAACCCTCAGTGGAGGATATTATATAGTACGAAGTGATACCTGAATTGAAAACAGTGGTTTTGACACCTATACGGAGGTTGAAAAGtatgaaaaaaatcataatagaaaggtattaaaacaaatttaaGGTGATTTTATTGCTAGTTTGACAAAGAAAGaggaaattgtccaaaatatgtattttttgaaaatatgaCCAAAGAACATACACGTGCCCATAGTCTAAGAATCACCCATATAGGGAAATATGCTTTCTTTCTGTGAGGGTATGATGTTATCATTTCTCAGTTTTATTGCACTCTGCACTTGTGTTCAGTAGATCATATTAATATTTGAATCTGTGATGAGGTTTTATGTTGGTACCTGGTATTAATGAATCCTTTCTGCAGTCGTACAGCATGCCGAGCTGGAAGGGTCTCCCAAGAGCTGCGGTTTCAATCACATTCACTCCCACTGAATCCATACTGAAGACAAACACGCCTTTCGTTGGATGTTGGACTGAACGGGGTTCTtgaaaggaaaagaaaaaaccttaaataacatattttttgtCTTACGAAAGAGAGAAAATGTATGTCTATCAGTGTAGCAAAGTGTGCTTTGACTTCCCACTTTCTGGTTGtattaaaggtgccatgtgtaaaaattgaggtaaaattatccaaaaaatgacctacacgcatcaaaagaatgagaagaaataagggcgatgatgtcattaaaaaaatgtcaagttatagtgctgcagagatatcaaccttaactctttccccgccaaacacggaaatttccattatttgtgagaaaacgcttccaggccaataacggaattttctgtgtttccgtgttttcactgtcgggtaatagggggcgctgttgcgcatcttctgaatgagagtactgaatctcctgatcaaaacacacgtgaggaagacgcagtgaaacaagcgatcgcatgtaatcatatgcatattaaaaataacgtgatcatcctcattaaacagcatatgaatcaaaactatctaatgttcctgaatgagatgtggacccaggatgagctacaggactgtgtaaCCATTAGGAGTGTTCATGGACTTGATCTACtctatctgtgtttgatcatcgctctgaatctgatctggaaacagtctttcacaaaaatttgattttctcagctttttgttcaacatcttgctttttttatgaaacctacccatattcaagtgttgataaaaaaggaatgcatgaagctagaataaaactattttttttgttta encodes:
- the LOC137089957 gene encoding uncharacterized protein — encoded protein: MDSVGVNVIETAALGRPFQLGMLYDCRKDSLIPGIRPWTKEQLQQNISSCAQINTDFHVTASDSIQDKSKLLNINSGLKLSLLGDLIHVSGAAKYLKDTKTSFIQQRLTLHYHSTSRVEELIVNQLPSEKLPGDDNDIATHVVTAVLYGADACFVFDREVSSDEDKKTVKGEVKLALEKLQGIVSVDANVDLSMNDNQKTAVKKFTCIFYGDFQLPSNPTSFEDALTVFADLPKLLKENQKLAVPLRVWLYPLDKLHSRPSKLQKDISMDLITKVESVIESLNTAEMKCSDLLKDSPALMFAVFHDKILEMKKNCYTYKLRLMKNLGSLLPNIRGDVMEETALNDLLQEHDASPFRGSDLTDWLKERERESEIIKSVLKQLKAYGARVEVNIDAIMMDLEVGNLVSYTFTSLNCSDVLLLHQSSNLSLSTKGETDQKHPGFKQKPWLSTKIKKTMRGNLEIFKNLIDSKDRKPAKFIVSTKEMENHPGSCILLYEHGCDEAVCFTPPSQPTCPIIEEFKGQTVVLKVPPSCPATVELRLLYKPKQDTVWTSEPVLKDQHTVTLTDLRAETEYEIKCVAMGKLDYTRDSDVIHLRVIEKKLTMATNSVIENLSFTENKCSELLKDTRTNAFTAFRKKIEDMKRFCQIYRQDFNKRSQSLIRSVQACEEETCALTNLLQAHDESPFNTQDLKEWITGKEKERNTVGEFLQQLLGFGAEVNMSLDTVLLDIKVENVVCYMFSSLEQPDELLSEQEKYMKAQTTWKNPGTTPRTFTWLSGYIREKMRENLIIFKELMKSHDNQSTKCIVSSQDHQKHPGSCILLYEHGCDEAVCFTPPSKPACPFTEEVKGQTVVLKVPPSYSATVELRLLYKPKQDTVWTSEPVLKDQHTVTLTDLRAETEYEIKCEALGKFDYTRDSDVIRVTTEQSTRNQAVMGVTHEVENVRILLLGKMGAGKSASGNTILRREAFKSTIKSISVTRECQKETTEFNRRQITVIDTPGLFDAGVDNVKIKKEFVKCVSMTAPGPHVFLLVIPLGRFTQEENDAVKIIHETFGDKSRMYTIVLFTRGDELKGRRIEDFIEDNDSLQYLVHECGSRYHVFSNNETRDQTQVSELLEKIDCMLKENEGSFYTNEMFQQVEKNIQDKQEIIMKEKEKEIKRKEEELKAKYEAEIEQMKKEKERELQEMERKKSKEKFKNTEEEIKKETDENLREELQRTLEDELKLSEEENKRQEKALENHQQNFIKYLEEKLEKDKHNLQKRIQHESRERAEREYLKHLVREVDKDLEEAGKTYEEENAAALQVYEAKRIAYRSNPACDLKSYTNEILQRVEKNISSIQRFEEQRKAIYEAKIEKCKKEYERQRQKMQNELRKREDKLRKEEEEIKKETDENLRKELQRELEEKQKEFEDEKRSRTTIIEENYLLNHLAIHIHDIGDCLDRDDQLQALLSQTEYSSIRSNETLKIEVNPH